In Cicer arietinum cultivar CDC Frontier isolate Library 1 chromosome 7, Cicar.CDCFrontier_v2.0, whole genome shotgun sequence, the genomic window TGGTTGCTAGTTTTGCATCTCAATTTTTTTCCTTGAGCAAGAATAACAATGTGTTGTGCCTTTATTTAGTTCTTTCATTAATTAATgctataacttttttattatatccaTAAATGTTTTTGTCCTCTCATGAATGTATTGCAAGGTCTGCGATTGGTTTGAAATGTCCAAGCAATGGGATATGTACATGTTTGATATTGTCCATCTTTAACCTTTCAATAACTTTCTCTGTACAATTTTTCTATAAAGATCTCCAATGTTCTTCATTTCAAGATTCTTCTTTACCAGACTGATATCTTTTGTGACAAAAGATTTGTTCAATGTTTGTTTCTTGAGATATACTATCTTTGTCTTATCTCTTCCAATAATTCACATGTCATCAACGTACAAAAAAAGTATCATAAACGCATAATTATAGTATTTCTTCACAAACACATAATGGTATGTGGaggttttttcaaaattttgttagGTCGTAAAGAGATCCAATTTCTTGTACCAATGCTTTGGAATTTAATTTAGACCATAGAAATTTTTCTTCATGCGACACTAGGTGTTCTTTAGTCGCTTCTTCAAAACCTCTTAGTTGTTTCATGTAAATTTTTTCATCCAAATCTTCTtataaaaatgttgttttgacatCAATTTATTCTgcctttaattttgatataaatcCTTTAATTTTGATACAAATCGAGACTTTATTGGAATGctaacaaattttattaataatatactttatgttattataaaagTTTCTTCAAAAAATGACCTATAAAATCAATTTACATATCcgaatttctattattttattttcttaagctTTTTGTCCTTAAAAATTTATACTTAATTTATtccttaaaatattttaaaattttatgaaagaaatatatattgtactttaaaaaattcatacaaaaaattatttaaaaaattagattctACACACGAATTGCCTTAAAAACAAAGACTAGATCAGACATAAAATATATTCAGATAAAtgttgaataaattatttttacaaagattaaaaattaatttgaaaacaaaaaagatatttaacactttcaaaaattaatacaaagtgacacattgattttcttttgaaaaagtgAGACAATGATTGAGCATGATTGAATATGTGTGTAATAAGTACTTGTTACACAATAATGTGtacaaattaaattcttaaagTAATTAGATGTATGCAAATTTCATTCAATAATTACATAGGTgttgaaaatattattctaaataGGTTAGAAAATATCTAGGTAGTACtactagttaaaaaaaaaaaaaaaggaagcgTAGGAACGAATGTTAATCGGAGGGCCAGGATTGGATCTAAGAATATTAGGTTTAGAATAAAAAGAGAGGGACCACTACACCGCAAAGTCTACCAATTCTTCTTCAACTCtgtgttcttcttcttctcctcaCACATTCCACTcgcagagagagagagagagagagagaaagagaaattcATCAATCAATCATGTCGGACGAAGAGCATCACTTCGATTCTCAAGCAGATGCCGGAGCTTCCAAAACCTACCCTCAGCAGGCCGGTACCATTCGCAAAAACGGTTACATCGTCATCAAATCCAGGCCTTGCAAGGTTTTTATATTTTCCccctttttctattttgtttactATTTTCTAGGTCATAATTAACATCtagatttgtattttttatttgcttATAAGATCCTTCGTTTGTTGTTTTGGATTATCTGATTGTGACTTTCGCTGTTATTGTCTCACGCATGGATAATGAACTTGCAATTTCTCTCATCAAAATCAACGTAGTTGCTATTGTTTGATTAGGATCTCTATAAGTTTTCTGTTTTCTGTTACTAGTTAACATGCTTCTGTTTATGTGGTGTTGATTGGTAACTGGTAACGTttaaacccaaaaaaaattgaacttgaaatggattgttttgattttatttgattCGATTGTATGAAGTAAAGAGATAGACATATGCTGTTTTACATGTAATATTGGTTGTAATAACTGAATTATCAATTATGCATAGTAAAGATTAAAGATCTatttggtttaaatatgttttttgtttgGTTCGATGAGGGAATGAGAGAGATAGATGAAAGTGCTAAGTGTCAATTCCTTGACAATAAGGACAAtggaatttttgttttgttgtagtatttatttgttattatgatTATACGTAGTCAATTGTGTTAACTTTTTTTTGGGGTGACATGTTTGTTTCTTGATTTATCTTGGCAGGTTGTTGAAGTTTCTACTTCAAAAACAGGAAAGCATGGACATGCTAAGTGTCACTTTGTTGCAATTGATATTTTCAACGGGAAGAAGCTTGAAGATATCGTTCCTTCATCCCACAATTGTGATGTAATGCCCCTTTCCATTCAATTTTGTATGTAATATATGCTTGCAAAGCATTTCTCCATACTCATTGCTCTTTTTTGCAGGTTCCACATGTGAATCGTACTGACTATCAGCTGATTGATATCTCTGAAGATGGTTTTGTAAGTTTTCTTTTACTAATGACACTAGAGGTGTCATGGAAGGAAATTAAATTTAGGCTTTTGAAATGGATCATATAAAAGGAGAAGTTATGATAGATAAGTAAATTGTAGGAGGGCACTTCTTTCTTTATATCGGCTGAGTGCCGAGGATACTACCATGTCCtgaaagtgaaaaataaaattatgtcttATGGAAGGTTGCTTAAGGAGATAACAATAGTCTTCTGGCATGTTTTCTTTTACATATAGGAATAAAGGAATGATTATAACATTTTCCTTTTTTGACTTTTCCAAACAACTCTAAATTCAATTCAAGATAAGTTTTTTTTGGTACACATAAGTCAATATAAGATGACATAGTTTGCATTTCCAATCTTATATTTTTCTCAAGTTGAATAAATGTTACTTTGTTGatttggaaaagaaaaataatgaagAATTATGACTCCAACTGCTGATGTGAAGACAAACACATCCGCAGCAAGAAATACAGACAGATAGATTATTCAGATATTTTTCGAGGCATTTCTTAACCTATTAGTGTTTCTCTTAGGTGAGTCTGTTGACTGATAATGGAAGTACCAAGGATGATCTGAAGCTTCCCACAGATGACGCCCTGCTTACTCAGGTATTgggttttataattttatttatgaatttatgcTCTTATGCTGCTTGTATATTTTGTGCCCCTTTAATTGATTTCTTGTATACTTTCATTTAGATTAAAGAGGGGTTTGCTGAAGGAAAAGATCTTGTCGTTTCTGTCATGTCCGCAATGGGAGAAGAACAGATATGTTCCTTGAAGGACATTGGtcctaaaaattaaaatgttgctCTGGTTGTGGCTATGGACGATGGCACAAATTTTCTTCTTATGTTTCTTCTTATGTTGCTAACAGGTAGTATTTTTTCTTATGCATGTATGCAAAATAAACTTGAAAAAATGCAAACTGCCTTGAGCTTGAACCTCATAAAGCTTGAGATGGGGAAACTGGCACCATATTTAGCTTTCGTCCTTTTAATTATTGAACCCTGCGGTTTTGGCCGGATGAATTTATCATAAATGTTCCTTTTAACTTTATGTTTTTATTGAGATTGATATTGAACCCTACTCTCCTCTTAAGAGCATTTGTTCGATAATTGACTGTGATGTGGGTTGGATCCTATGCATCAATACTCTTATACATCTCCCTTGACACTCTTATTTATCTCTCAAAAATTCTTTTCTCCCCTAGCAGTG contains:
- the LOC101514618 gene encoding eukaryotic translation initiation factor 5A-2, which codes for MSDEEHHFDSQADAGASKTYPQQAGTIRKNGYIVIKSRPCKVVEVSTSKTGKHGHAKCHFVAIDIFNGKKLEDIVPSSHNCDVPHVNRTDYQLIDISEDGFVSLLTDNGSTKDDLKLPTDDALLTQIKEGFAEGKDLVVSVMSAMGEEQICSLKDIGPKN